TCAAAAGAGAAGGTATATTAGTGGTGCAAATATAAAGATATTTCTTTTATAAGAAAAATAAGGATCTATTCCTTGTCTGCGGTTTCATCAACAATTTTATCCGTTGCATCTTCAGTTTTTTCAGCTGCATCTTCAGTTTTTTCAGCTGCATCAACTACAGTTTCGGCAGCAACCGCTTTAGTTTCTTGAGTAAGATCACTGGCTTTTTCTTTTACCGTGTCAATTACATCACTTAATGAATCAGATGCTTTCTCTACATATTCGCTCACGATATCTTTTGCCTGATGTGCATATTCTGCAGCGCTTTCAAGTATTGGTTCCGAAGCTTCTTTGGCTTTTGCGAAAGTTTCTTCTGCAAAAGTCTCAGCTTTTTCTACATAAGGTGCAGCAGCTTCTTTAGCTTGTTCAATAGTAGTTTCTGCCTGATTAGCTAAATCTGTAGCGGTTTCTTTGGCTGAGCCAAATAAATTCTTGAAAAATGATGTTACTCCCATGGTTTGAAATTTGATTTGTTAAGAATACAATATTAAATCATTTTTACAAGAATTGTAGTGTTATTGTTAAAATAATTTACTGATAGTAAATAAGATATATAAAAAAAGCGTCTACCAATGGCAGACGCTTTCTGTTTATTTAAAACGTAATATTATGCGTTTAAAGCTTCTACTTTAATAGCTTCATCGTTTAGCATACTTTTTAGCATATTTTCGATTCCGCTTTTTAGAGTAAAAGTAGATGACGGACAACCGCTGCAAGCACCTTGTAGAATTACTTTTACAGTTTTGTCTTCTTCATTATATGAATCAAAAGCAATATTTCCACCGTCAGCAGCAACTGCAGGTTTTACATATTCTTCTAAAATGTTAATGATTTGTTGAGAAGTAACATCCAATTTGTCAAATGCTTCATCTTTAGTGATGTCATTTTTAGTCGCAACTTCAATTAAAGTTTCATCTAAAACAGTTCCTCCATTTTCGATAAATTGTTTGATGAAAGATCTAACTTCTAATGTGATTTCATCCCAATTATTAATGTCATATTTTGTTACCGAAATATAATTTTCATCAATAAAAACCTCTTTTACATATGGAAATTTGAATAATTCTTTTGCTAAAGGAGAAGAAGCAGTCTGATCGATGTTTTTGTATTCTACAGCATTTCTGGTTAACATTCTGCTAACTACAAATTTTAGAGCAGCAGGATTTGGAGTTGTTTCTCCATAAACCGTTATTGGTTGTTTCTTTGTTGTAGTTTCGTCAACTTTTATGATAACACCACCTTTGTCAACAAATGCTATAATTTGTTCAGCAACAGCGTCTTTAACGTCGTCCCATTCTACAATACTGTATCTTTCGATAGCGATAAAGTTTCCTGAAATATAAACTGTTTTTACAAACGGAAGATAGAATAATTGTTGTGCTAATGGAGATGCTTGTGCTTCATCTATATTTTTGAACTCAAAACTTTGATTTTGTGTAATGAAATCTTCAAACTCGAACTTTAAGATCGTTGGGTTTTGAGTTTCTTTTATGGTGATTTTTGTCATGATTTGTAAATTTTTACAAATTTAGTAAACTTATTTTCTACTAATACCTATATTTGATTTTTTAATAAAATAATTAAGACTCTTTTCAAATAAATCGTATTAAATTATGAGAGTCAAAAATATAAGTAAACAAAATTGCCTTTATGGAATTTAGAATCAAGGTTTTATTCATTTTTATTATTACATCGTTTTATTCTTATTCACAAGAGGGGATTCCGGTTTATTCAGATTATTTATCCGATAATTACTATTTAATTCATCCGTCGATGGCGGGAGCGGCGAATTGTACAAAAATAAGATTGACAGCCAGAAAGCAATGGTTTGGTCAGGAAGACGCTCCGTCACTTCAAACTTTAAGCATGAACGGAAGAATTGGAGAAAGATCAGGTGCTGGTATTATCCTGTTTAATGATAAAAATGGTTACCATTCTCAAAAAGGTGTAAAGGTTACTTATGCACATCATATTATGTTCTCGAGAGACGAAATAGATTTAAATCAACTTTCGTTTGGTATAAATGCAGGTTTGATTCAAAATCAATTAGACGAAACTAAATTTGGAGGAACTTTTGATCCGATCGTTTATGGTCAAATTCAAAAAGATTCTTACTTCAATGTTGATGTTGGAGCTTCGTATAATTATTTAGATTTTTATGCTCATGCAACTGTTCAGGGTTTATTAGAGACTAGAAGAGATTTATATACGGACTATGAAAGTGATAACTTGAGAAAGTATTTACTTAGTGCGGGTTATGTTTTTGGAAAAAGAGAAAATATTACCTGGGAACCTTCTATTTTGTTTCAGCTATTTGATAAAACAAAACAGAAATCTATCGATTTAAACATGAAAGCGTATAAAAATATGGATTTCGGAAGTTTATGGGCTGCATTATCTTACAGAAGAAGTTTTGATGGTGCAGAATATAGAAGCGGAAGTGGAGTTTCATCTCAAAAATTACAATATTTTACGCCTATTGTTGGGGTGAATTTTAATAATTTCATGTTTGCTTATACGTATTCTCAAGTTGTAGGCGATGTAAAATTTGACACTGGTGCTTATCACCAGGTTACTTTGGGAATTAATTTATTTTGCAAAAGAGAACGTTACGACTGTAATTGTCCTGCTATTAATTAAATCAATTTTATGTTAATCAAATCTGTAAACGGAAAAACGCCTCAAATTCCTGAGGATTGTTATGTTGCCGAAAATGCTACGATTATTGGCGATGTTACTTTTGGAGATTCTTGTAGTGTTTGGTTTAACGCGGTAATTCGCGGCGATGTTCACTTTATCAAAATCGGGAACAAAGTAAATATTCAGGACGGAGCGATTATTCATTGCACGTATCAAAAACATCCCACTATTATTGGAAATAATGTTTCGATAGGACATAATGCGATTGTACATGGTTGTACGGTTCATGATAATGTTTTAATAGGAATGGGCGCAATCGTAATGGACAATTGTGTCATAGAAAGTAATTCTATTATTGCAGCCGGAGCAGTTATAATTCAAAATACTGTTGTAACTTCTGGAAGTATTTACGCTGGTGTTCCGGCAAAAAAAGTAAAAGATATTGATCAATCTGACTTTGCAGGCGAAATCGAGCGTATTTCGAACAATTATGTAATGTATTCCGGATGGCTTAAAGACGAAAAATAAACTATAAATAACTCAATAAAAAAAATCCAAATTCCAATTGTTGTTGAACGCTATTGGAATTTGGATTTTTTTTTATTGGAATTTTAATTACAGGTTGATTCTTTCGAAGAAAGCATTCTTGTAACTCTCGCTAATTGGAATTCGTTTATCACTAATCAAAACTTTATTTTTCTGAATTGATTTTACGTGTTTTATATTGATGATATAAGACCTGTGAATTCTTGAAAATCCTTTGCTGGAAAGTAAGTTTTCTAACTTTATTAAACTAATTAAGGTTAGAGTGAATTTATTGTCTGTAGTATAAATTTTTACATAATCTTTTAGACCTTCAATAAAGAGAATATCCGAAAAATTCATTT
This genomic window from Flavobacterium sp. 9 contains:
- a CDS encoding NifU family protein, which codes for MTKITIKETQNPTILKFEFEDFITQNQSFEFKNIDEAQASPLAQQLFYLPFVKTVYISGNFIAIERYSIVEWDDVKDAVAEQIIAFVDKGGVIIKVDETTTKKQPITVYGETTPNPAALKFVVSRMLTRNAVEYKNIDQTASSPLAKELFKFPYVKEVFIDENYISVTKYDINNWDEITLEVRSFIKQFIENGGTVLDETLIEVATKNDITKDEAFDKLDVTSQQIINILEEYVKPAVAADGGNIAFDSYNEEDKTVKVILQGACSGCPSSTFTLKSGIENMLKSMLNDEAIKVEALNA
- a CDS encoding type IX secretion system membrane protein PorP/SprF; protein product: MEFRIKVLFIFIITSFYSYSQEGIPVYSDYLSDNYYLIHPSMAGAANCTKIRLTARKQWFGQEDAPSLQTLSMNGRIGERSGAGIILFNDKNGYHSQKGVKVTYAHHIMFSRDEIDLNQLSFGINAGLIQNQLDETKFGGTFDPIVYGQIQKDSYFNVDVGASYNYLDFYAHATVQGLLETRRDLYTDYESDNLRKYLLSAGYVFGKRENITWEPSILFQLFDKTKQKSIDLNMKAYKNMDFGSLWAALSYRRSFDGAEYRSGSGVSSQKLQYFTPIVGVNFNNFMFAYTYSQVVGDVKFDTGAYHQVTLGINLFCKRERYDCNCPAIN
- a CDS encoding gamma carbonic anhydrase family protein yields the protein MLIKSVNGKTPQIPEDCYVAENATIIGDVTFGDSCSVWFNAVIRGDVHFIKIGNKVNIQDGAIIHCTYQKHPTIIGNNVSIGHNAIVHGCTVHDNVLIGMGAIVMDNCVIESNSIIAAGAVIIQNTVVTSGSIYAGVPAKKVKDIDQSDFAGEIERISNNYVMYSGWLKDEK